A genomic stretch from Streptomyces sp. QL37 includes:
- a CDS encoding class I SAM-dependent methyltransferase has protein sequence MTEPSYLAAVRESYDTVAADYAARVKAPAELDPLSRAMLGTFAEVVRTAGHGPVADLGCGPGKVTAHLAGLGVPAFGVDVSPKMIELARRDRPGLRFTVGSMTALPIGDGELGGILAYYSTHHTPPETLPVVFAEFRRTLAPGGHLMMAGHVGEGELLRPTRAYGGHPVSYESHLVEPDRIVTLLEQAGLVVTARLLEEPGEGSKRAAGTFFARKPEGP, from the coding sequence ATGACTGAGCCCTCCTATCTCGCCGCCGTCCGGGAGTCCTACGACACCGTCGCCGCCGACTACGCGGCACGCGTCAAAGCCCCCGCGGAGCTCGATCCGCTGTCACGCGCGATGCTGGGCACGTTCGCCGAGGTCGTACGGACGGCCGGGCACGGACCGGTCGCGGATCTGGGATGCGGGCCCGGCAAGGTCACGGCGCACCTGGCCGGGCTGGGCGTGCCGGCCTTCGGCGTGGACGTGTCCCCGAAGATGATCGAGCTGGCCCGGCGGGACCGTCCGGGTCTGCGCTTCACGGTCGGTTCGATGACCGCGCTGCCGATCGGGGACGGCGAGCTCGGCGGCATCCTGGCCTACTACTCGACCCACCACACGCCACCGGAGACGCTGCCCGTCGTGTTCGCCGAGTTCCGGCGCACGCTCGCGCCCGGCGGGCACCTGATGATGGCCGGCCATGTGGGAGAAGGCGAGCTCCTGCGTCCGACGCGGGCGTACGGAGGCCACCCGGTCTCCTACGAGTCCCATCTCGTGGAGCCGGACAGGATCGTCACCCTGCTGGAACAAGCCGGACTCGTCGTCACCGCGCGCCTGCTGGAGGAGCCCGGCGAAGGGTCGAAGAGGGCGGCCGGCACCTTCTTCGCCCGGAAACCCGAGGGCCCCTGA
- a CDS encoding PRC-barrel domain-containing protein, whose product MQTDIDPRSLIGRKAFDRQGAKIGTVDEVYLDDATGVPEWAAVRTGLFTRDAFVPLEPSEFVDGALVVPFERALIKDAPDFGVGRHLSPEQELQLYRHYGLDSSPSAGPGPDRDFGRLAGQEE is encoded by the coding sequence GTGCAGACCGACATCGATCCGCGCAGCCTGATCGGCCGCAAGGCCTTCGACCGTCAAGGTGCCAAGATCGGAACGGTGGACGAGGTCTATCTCGACGACGCCACCGGGGTCCCCGAGTGGGCCGCCGTACGCACCGGTCTCTTCACCAGGGACGCGTTCGTCCCGCTGGAGCCGAGCGAATTCGTCGACGGCGCGCTCGTGGTCCCCTTCGAGCGGGCCCTGATCAAGGACGCGCCCGACTTCGGCGTGGGCCGCCATCTCTCCCCCGAGCAGGAACTGCAGCTCTACCGCCATTACGGACTGGACTCCTCCCCCTCGGCCGGCCCGGGTCCGGACCGGGACTTCGGCAGGCTCGCGGGCCAGGAGGAGTAG
- a CDS encoding PhzF family phenazine biosynthesis protein, translated as MKIRIVDAFTDRPFAGNPAGVVLLDSGAFPEADRLQRIASEVNLSETAFAHPLPPGGEADWALRWFTPTTEVDLCGHATLATGHVLHMTGIASGTVRHSTRSGVLRTTAHDDGTLTLDFPTAPLTPTTAPSGLAEALGASPLSVHDTGKHVGDLLVELADEAAVRALRPDFRSLTSCSRRGVIATAAAEDPAGAYDFVSRGFFPGVGIDEDPVTGSAHTALAPFWSARLGRDDLIGLQASARSGLVRTSLRGERTLLTGSAVTVIDGELLAGL; from the coding sequence ATGAAGATCCGCATCGTCGACGCGTTCACCGACCGCCCCTTCGCCGGCAACCCCGCCGGAGTCGTGCTCCTGGACTCCGGCGCCTTCCCCGAGGCGGACCGCCTCCAGCGCATCGCCTCCGAGGTCAATCTCTCGGAGACGGCCTTCGCCCATCCCCTGCCGCCGGGCGGCGAGGCCGACTGGGCGCTGCGCTGGTTCACTCCCACCACCGAGGTCGATCTCTGCGGGCACGCGACACTCGCCACCGGCCATGTCCTGCACATGACCGGAATCGCGAGCGGCACGGTGCGCCACTCCACCCGTTCCGGCGTCCTTCGGACGACCGCCCATGACGACGGCACCCTGACGCTGGACTTCCCGACCGCGCCGCTCACCCCCACGACCGCCCCGTCCGGACTCGCGGAGGCGCTCGGCGCGTCGCCCCTCTCCGTCCACGACACGGGGAAGCACGTCGGCGACCTCCTGGTGGAGCTCGCCGACGAAGCGGCCGTACGGGCCCTGAGGCCCGACTTCCGCTCGCTCACCTCCTGCTCCCGGCGGGGCGTCATCGCCACGGCAGCGGCCGAGGACCCCGCCGGGGCGTACGACTTCGTCTCGCGCGGCTTCTTCCCCGGCGTCGGCATCGACGAGGACCCGGTGACCGGTAGCGCCCACACCGCCCTGGCGCCCTTCTGGTCGGCCAGGCTCGGCCGTGACGACCTCATCGGCCTCCAGGCCTCCGCCCGCTCGGGCCTGGTCCGCACCTCCCTGCGGGGCGAGCGCACACTGTTGACCGGCAGTGCGGTCACGGTGATCGACGGGGAACTGCTCGCCGGGCTCTGA
- a CDS encoding PadR family transcriptional regulator — protein sequence MRSHGNDHGHNHGYGPGRRGAGRGDFEGRAAFGPFGPPFGGGPFGGGRGRGGGRGRARRGDVRASILALLKDRSMHGYEMIQDIGERSGGAWKPSPGSVYPTLQLLEDEGLIISASEGGKKLFTLTDLGRSEAESGPEAPWEEAGRGVDWEGVNEIRQAGFGLMEAFGQVWKTGSADQRQKALTVINDARKKLYLILADEN from the coding sequence ATGCGTTCACATGGAAACGACCACGGACACAACCACGGCTACGGCCCCGGGCGCCGAGGCGCCGGCAGGGGAGACTTCGAAGGCCGCGCCGCCTTCGGTCCGTTCGGGCCGCCCTTCGGCGGCGGGCCTTTCGGCGGCGGACGCGGCCGGGGAGGAGGCCGGGGGAGGGCCAGGCGCGGTGACGTACGCGCGTCCATCCTCGCGCTGCTCAAGGACCGCTCGATGCACGGCTACGAGATGATCCAGGATATCGGCGAGCGCAGCGGAGGAGCCTGGAAGCCCAGCCCCGGCTCGGTGTACCCGACCCTCCAGCTGTTGGAGGACGAGGGCCTGATCATCAGTGCCAGCGAGGGCGGCAAGAAGCTGTTCACCCTCACCGACCTCGGCCGCAGCGAAGCCGAGTCCGGCCCCGAGGCCCCCTGGGAAGAGGCGGGGCGCGGTGTCGACTGGGAAGGCGTCAACGAGATCCGGCAGGCCGGTTTCGGTCTGATGGAGGCGTTCGGCCAGGTCTGGAAGACCGGCTCGGCCGACCAGCGGCAGAAGGCCCTCACGGTGATCAACGACGCCCGTAAGAAGCTGTACCTGATCCTCGCCGACGAGAACTGA
- a CDS encoding type II CAAX endopeptidase family protein, which yields MAESIPHEGVSRRILRSETLLVLALSLGASGVSALISFIGSLTKPGGLKDQAATLNGSYAPGRPWLDLAWQLFGIASALVPVALVAHLLLRERAGLRSLGLDRTRPWPDLGRGTLVAAGIGSVGLAFYLVARAAGFNLTVVPESLPDVWWKFPVLILSAVQNSLVEEVIVVGYLLRRLGQLGWTPMAALVASSVLRGSYHLYQGIGGFIGNVAMGVVFVLLYRRWGRVGPLVVAHALLDIGAFVGYALLAGKVGWLPTP from the coding sequence GTGGCTGAATCCATTCCTCACGAGGGGGTGTCCCGGCGGATCCTCCGGTCGGAGACCCTCCTCGTGCTGGCTCTCTCACTCGGGGCCAGCGGGGTGTCCGCCCTGATCAGCTTCATCGGGTCGCTGACGAAACCCGGAGGTCTCAAGGACCAGGCGGCGACGCTGAACGGCTCCTACGCACCCGGGCGGCCCTGGCTCGACCTCGCCTGGCAGCTGTTCGGCATCGCCTCCGCCCTGGTGCCGGTGGCGCTGGTGGCCCACCTGCTGCTCCGGGAGCGGGCCGGGCTGCGGAGCCTCGGTCTCGACCGCACCAGGCCCTGGCCGGACCTGGGCAGGGGGACTCTCGTAGCCGCGGGGATCGGCAGCGTCGGGCTGGCGTTCTACCTGGTCGCGCGGGCTGCGGGGTTCAACCTGACGGTCGTGCCGGAGTCACTGCCCGACGTGTGGTGGAAGTTCCCCGTACTGATCCTCTCCGCGGTGCAGAACTCCCTCGTGGAGGAAGTCATCGTCGTCGGCTATCTGCTCCGCCGGCTGGGGCAGTTGGGGTGGACGCCCATGGCCGCACTGGTGGCGAGTTCCGTGCTGCGCGGCTCTTACCACCTGTACCAGGGGATCGGCGGCTTCATCGGGAACGTGGCCATGGGCGTCGTCTTCGTGCTGCTCTACAGGCGCTGGGGGCGGGTCGGTCCGTTGGTCGTCGCGCACGCCCTGCTCGACATCGGCGCGTTCGTCGGATACGCGCTGCTCGCCGGGAAGGTGGGCTGGCTGCCCACCCCGTGA
- a CDS encoding DUF5999 family protein encodes MCQHQPPCPTADSNDREAARLTAHHPEQGWSLLCNGVLLFEDTGELLPDGQIIAPHRPLRSGQVMKAA; translated from the coding sequence ATGTGCCAGCACCAGCCACCCTGTCCGACCGCTGACTCCAACGACCGGGAAGCCGCACGTCTGACGGCCCACCACCCGGAACAGGGCTGGAGTCTGCTGTGCAACGGCGTCCTGCTCTTCGAGGACACCGGTGAGCTGCTCCCTGACGGGCAGATCATCGCCCCTCACCGCCCGCTGAGGAGCGGTCAGGTGATGAAGGCCGCCTGA
- the gcvP gene encoding aminomethyl-transferring glycine dehydrogenase produces the protein MTPRRTPLSQLEQGIPFEQRHIGPDAEAQAKMLAQVGYGSLDELTAAAVPDVIRSAEALNLPEARTEAEVLAELRSLADRNQVLAPMIGLGYYGTFTPPVILRNVMENPAWYTAYTPYQPEISQGRLEALLNFQTMVADLTGLPTSGASLLDEGTAAAEAMALARRVGKVKGGVFLVDSDTLPQTIAVIETRAEPTGVEVVVADLGQGIPTEIAERGVFGVLLQYPGASGAVRDIKPVIEQAHELGAIVSVAADLLALTLLTSPGELGADIAVGTTQRFGVPMGFGGPHAGFMAVREKFARSLPGRLVGVSVDADGDKAYRLALQTREQHIRREKATSNICTAQVLLAVMAGMYAVYHGPEGLRTIARRTHRFAAILAEGLRAAGTEVVHDAYFDTLTVRVPEGAAGVVAAARERGVNLRLVDADHVSVACDETTTRTRIAAVWAAFGAGGDIEALDAATADALPEGLLRGDDVLTHPVFHQHRSETAMLRYLRKLADRDYALDRGMIPLGSCTMKLNATAEMESITWPEFGALHPFAPAEQAQGFLTLIRELEERLAEVTGYDAVSIQPNAGSQGEFAGLLAVRAYHRANGDHGRTVCLIPSSAHGTNAASAVMAGMKVVVVKTADDGEVDIDDLRAKIAAHRDELAVLMITYPSTHGVFEEHVADICGEVHDAGGQVYVDGANLNALVGLAKPGHFGGDVSHLNLHKTFCIPHGGGGPGVGPVGVRAHLAPYLPNHPLQPAAGPETGVGPISAAPWGSAGILPISWAYVRLMGGEGLKRATQVAVLAANYIAKRLEPHFPVLYNGPAGLVAHECIVDLRPVSKATGVSIDDIAKRLIDYGFHSPTMSFPVAGTLMIEPTESEDLAELDRFCDTMIAIRGEIDKVASGEWSGDDNPLCNAPHTAAALGGEWNHAYSREEAVFPAGVTPSDKYWPPVRRIDGAFGDRNLVCSCPPLDEYDQ, from the coding sequence ATGACCCCCCGTCGCACTCCGCTCTCCCAGCTGGAGCAGGGCATTCCGTTCGAGCAGCGCCACATCGGGCCCGATGCCGAGGCCCAGGCGAAGATGCTCGCCCAGGTCGGCTACGGCTCTCTCGACGAGCTCACCGCCGCGGCGGTGCCCGACGTGATCCGGAGTGCCGAGGCGCTGAACCTCCCCGAGGCCCGTACGGAGGCCGAGGTGCTGGCCGAGCTGCGCAGCCTCGCCGACCGTAACCAGGTGCTCGCACCGATGATCGGGCTCGGCTACTACGGCACGTTCACCCCGCCGGTGATCCTGCGCAACGTCATGGAGAACCCCGCCTGGTACACGGCCTACACGCCCTACCAGCCGGAGATCTCCCAGGGGCGGCTCGAGGCCCTCCTGAACTTCCAGACGATGGTCGCCGACCTCACCGGGCTGCCGACCTCCGGCGCCTCGCTCCTCGACGAGGGTACCGCCGCGGCCGAGGCCATGGCCCTGGCACGGCGCGTCGGCAAGGTGAAGGGCGGCGTCTTCCTGGTCGACTCCGACACCCTGCCGCAGACCATCGCCGTGATCGAGACCCGCGCCGAGCCGACCGGGGTCGAGGTGGTCGTCGCCGACCTCGGCCAGGGCATCCCCACCGAGATCGCCGAGCGCGGCGTCTTCGGTGTGCTGCTCCAGTACCCGGGCGCCTCCGGTGCCGTGCGCGACATCAAGCCCGTCATCGAGCAGGCGCACGAGCTGGGCGCGATCGTGTCCGTCGCCGCCGACCTGCTGGCCCTGACGCTGCTCACCTCGCCCGGCGAACTGGGCGCGGACATCGCCGTGGGCACCACCCAGCGCTTCGGGGTCCCGATGGGCTTCGGCGGACCGCACGCCGGCTTCATGGCCGTCCGCGAGAAGTTCGCCCGCAGCCTGCCCGGCCGCCTCGTCGGTGTCTCCGTCGACGCGGACGGCGACAAGGCCTACCGGCTGGCGCTGCAGACCCGCGAGCAGCACATCCGCCGGGAGAAGGCCACCAGCAACATCTGCACCGCCCAGGTGCTGCTCGCCGTCATGGCCGGCATGTACGCCGTCTACCACGGGCCCGAGGGGCTGCGGACGATCGCCCGGCGCACCCACCGGTTCGCCGCGATCCTGGCCGAGGGGCTGCGGGCCGCCGGGACCGAGGTCGTGCACGACGCGTACTTCGACACCCTCACCGTCCGCGTCCCGGAGGGGGCGGCCGGAGTGGTCGCCGCCGCCCGTGAGCGCGGGGTGAACCTGCGCCTCGTCGACGCCGACCATGTCTCCGTCGCCTGCGACGAGACCACGACCCGCACCCGGATCGCCGCCGTCTGGGCGGCCTTCGGCGCCGGCGGCGACATCGAGGCACTGGACGCCGCGACGGCCGACGCGCTGCCCGAGGGGCTGCTGCGCGGCGACGACGTCCTCACCCACCCGGTCTTCCACCAGCACCGCTCCGAGACGGCGATGCTGCGCTACCTCCGCAAGCTCGCCGACCGCGACTACGCGCTGGACCGGGGCATGATCCCGCTCGGCTCCTGCACGATGAAGCTCAACGCGACCGCCGAGATGGAGTCGATCACCTGGCCCGAATTCGGTGCGCTGCACCCCTTCGCGCCGGCCGAGCAGGCGCAGGGCTTCCTCACCCTCATCCGGGAGCTGGAGGAACGCCTCGCCGAGGTCACCGGGTACGACGCCGTCTCCATCCAGCCCAACGCCGGCTCACAGGGTGAATTCGCCGGTCTGCTGGCCGTGCGCGCGTACCACCGGGCCAACGGGGACCACGGACGCACGGTCTGCCTGATTCCGTCCTCCGCGCACGGCACCAACGCCGCGAGCGCCGTGATGGCCGGGATGAAGGTCGTCGTGGTGAAGACCGCCGACGACGGCGAGGTCGACATAGACGATCTCCGGGCCAAGATCGCGGCCCACCGCGACGAGCTCGCCGTACTCATGATCACCTACCCCTCCACGCACGGCGTCTTCGAGGAGCACGTCGCCGACATCTGCGGAGAGGTGCACGACGCCGGCGGCCAGGTGTACGTGGACGGTGCCAACCTCAACGCGCTGGTCGGTCTGGCCAAGCCGGGCCACTTCGGCGGCGACGTCTCCCACCTGAACCTGCACAAGACCTTCTGCATCCCGCACGGCGGCGGCGGCCCGGGCGTCGGCCCGGTCGGAGTGCGTGCCCACCTGGCGCCGTACCTCCCCAACCACCCCCTCCAGCCCGCGGCGGGCCCCGAGACCGGCGTCGGCCCGATCTCGGCGGCCCCGTGGGGCTCGGCCGGGATCCTGCCGATCTCATGGGCGTACGTACGTCTCATGGGGGGCGAGGGTCTGAAGCGTGCGACGCAGGTCGCCGTACTCGCCGCCAACTACATCGCCAAGCGTCTCGAACCGCACTTCCCGGTCCTCTACAACGGCCCGGCCGGTCTGGTCGCGCACGAGTGCATCGTGGACCTGCGGCCGGTCTCCAAGGCGACCGGCGTCAGCATCGACGACATCGCCAAGCGGCTGATCGACTACGGCTTCCACTCGCCGACCATGTCGTTCCCCGTGGCAGGCACGCTGATGATCGAGCCGACGGAGAGCGAGGACCTCGCCGAGCTCGACCGGTTCTGCGACACGATGATCGCCATCCGCGGCGAGATCGACAAGGTCGCCTCCGGCGAGTGGAGCGGGGACGACAACCCGCTGTGCAACGCCCCGCACACGGCGGCGGCGCTCGGTGGCGAGTGGAACCACGCCTACAGCCGCGAGGAGGCGGTCTTCCCGGCCGGCGTCACGCCCTCGGACAAGTACTGGCCGCCGGTGCGCCGCATCGACGGCGCGTTCGGTGACCGCAACCTGGTCTGCTCCTGCCCGCCGCTGGACGAGTACGACCAGTAG
- a CDS encoding glutamate-cysteine ligase family protein — translation MGEKVVAGAFAASDRQAYREKLNQCLAGLERLLSERRFDRPRNLMGLEIELNLAGPDGLPRMRNAEVLQRIASRDFQTELGMFNLEVNILPHRLSGRVFDQLAEELRTGLAYAHRKAAEVDAGIVMIGILPTLGRDDVVSANLSDVDRYTLLNDQMAAARGEEFVLDIEGVERLVSTSASIAPESACTSVQLHLQVTPDRFADVWNAAQAIASVQIALGANSPFLFGRELWRESRPPLFQQATDVRPPELRNQGVRPRTWFGERWIGSAYELFEENLRYYPPLLPICDEEDPLRVLDEGGVPALAELVLHNGTVYRWNRPVYGLADGVPHLRVENRVLPAGPTVDDVIANAAFYYGLVRALADESRPVWTKLPFEAAAENFDAACRHGIEAELLWPRPGRAGGVAKVPAVKLVRDELLPLAAAGLDAWNIEPSDRDRYLGVIEERCRLRVNGASWQVDTYHRALEAGLEREGALAATTRRYGELMQVGEPVHTWPIGFPAP, via the coding sequence ATGGGCGAGAAGGTCGTGGCGGGTGCCTTTGCCGCGTCCGATCGGCAGGCGTACCGCGAGAAGCTCAACCAGTGCCTGGCGGGGCTGGAGAGGCTCCTGTCGGAGCGGAGGTTCGACCGTCCCAGGAATCTCATGGGGCTGGAGATCGAGCTGAATCTCGCGGGACCGGACGGCTTGCCGAGGATGCGGAATGCGGAGGTGCTCCAGCGCATCGCCAGCCGGGATTTCCAGACGGAACTGGGGATGTTCAACCTGGAAGTAAATATTCTTCCTCACCGGCTGAGCGGCCGGGTTTTCGATCAGCTGGCGGAGGAGCTGCGTACAGGACTCGCATATGCCCACCGGAAGGCCGCTGAGGTCGACGCGGGGATCGTGATGATCGGCATCCTGCCGACCCTCGGACGGGACGACGTGGTTTCGGCGAACCTCTCGGACGTCGACCGCTACACGCTCCTCAACGACCAAATGGCGGCCGCGCGCGGGGAGGAATTCGTCCTCGATATCGAAGGCGTCGAGCGATTGGTCTCGACCTCTGCCTCGATCGCCCCCGAATCCGCCTGCACCTCGGTGCAGCTGCACCTGCAGGTGACGCCGGACCGTTTCGCCGATGTCTGGAACGCGGCGCAGGCCATCGCGTCCGTGCAGATCGCACTCGGGGCCAACTCTCCCTTCCTGTTCGGCAGGGAACTGTGGCGCGAGTCGAGGCCGCCGCTGTTCCAGCAGGCCACGGACGTGCGGCCGCCCGAACTGCGGAATCAGGGGGTACGCCCCAGGACCTGGTTCGGGGAGCGCTGGATCGGCTCGGCGTACGAGCTCTTCGAGGAGAACCTGCGCTACTACCCGCCCCTGCTGCCCATCTGCGACGAGGAGGATCCCCTGCGGGTCCTCGACGAGGGCGGTGTGCCGGCCCTGGCCGAACTGGTCCTGCACAACGGCACGGTCTACCGGTGGAACCGGCCGGTGTACGGGCTGGCCGACGGCGTGCCCCACCTGAGGGTGGAGAACCGGGTCCTGCCCGCGGGCCCCACGGTCGACGACGTGATCGCCAACGCCGCCTTCTATTACGGGCTGGTACGCGCGCTCGCCGACGAATCCCGGCCGGTGTGGACCAAGCTGCCCTTCGAGGCGGCAGCCGAGAACTTCGACGCCGCCTGCCGCCACGGGATCGAGGCCGAGCTGCTCTGGCCGCGCCCCGGCCGCGCCGGCGGCGTGGCGAAGGTACCGGCAGTCAAGCTCGTACGGGACGAGCTGCTGCCGCTCGCGGCCGCCGGGCTCGACGCGTGGAACATCGAGCCATCGGACCGGGACCGCTATCTCGGCGTCATCGAGGAGCGATGCAGGCTCAGGGTGAACGGCGCCTCCTGGCAGGTCGACACCTACCACCGCGCCCTGGAGGCGGGGCTCGAACGGGAGGGCGCGCTGGCAGCCACCACCCGGCGCTACGGCGAGCTGATGCAGGTGGGCGAGCCGGTGCACACCTGGCCCATCGGCTTTCCCGCGCCCTGA